The following coding sequences lie in one Glycine max cultivar Williams 82 chromosome 19, Glycine_max_v4.0, whole genome shotgun sequence genomic window:
- the LOC100801138 gene encoding aldose 1-epimerase family protein has translation MSSIRARLRPRPMPLNIFPDMEGLPRIILTEATGSSAEVLLYGGQVVSWKNERKEELLFMSSKANWKQSKANRGGISVCFPQFGNLGSLEQHGSARNRLWSLDRDPSPLPPSDNQSSVDLIIKSTGVDLKNRPCSFEFRLRISLSAGKLILIPRVRNTDNKTLSFTLSISNYLSVSDISEVRVEGLETLDYLDNLLNRSRFTEQADAITFDGQMDRLYLRTPTKIAVIDHEKKRTFVLQKNAMPDAVIWNPGYRKAKALPDLGDADYKFMICVDSAAIETPLMLKPYEEWKGYQELSNVSSSYCSGQLDPSKVLYGFH, from the exons ATGAGTAGCATAAGGGCAAGGCTAAGGCCAAGACCGATGCCGTTGAATATATTTCCGGACATGGAAGGATTGCCCCGGATTATATTGACTGAGGCAACTGGTTCATCAGCAGAG GTGCTTCTATATGGGGGTCAGGTTGTTTCTTGGAAGAATGAACGAAAGGAAGAACTGCTTTTTATGAGCAGTAAG GCTAACTGGAAACAGTCTAAAGCAAACAGAGGAGGTATATCAGTCTGCTTTCCACAG TTTGGAAATCTTGGTTCACTAGAACAACATGGGTCTGCAAGAAACAGATTGTGGTCATTGGATAGGGACCCTTCACCTCTACCTCCATCAGACAATCAGTCCTCTGTGGATCTGATAATAAAGTCAACAGGAGTTGACTTGAAGAATAGGCCATGTAG TTTTGAGTTTCGGCTTCGAATCTCTCTCAGTGCTGGCAAGCTCATTTTGATCCCCCGAGTCAGAAACACGGATAATAAAACACTTTCTTTTACACTGTCAATAAGCAACTATTTATCGGTATCAGATATCAG TGAAGTACGTGTTGAGGGATTGGAGACACTTGATTACCTTGACAATCTGCTGAACAGATCAAGGTTCACAGAGCAGGCAGATGCAATTACTTTTGATGGCCAG ATGGATAGGTTGTACTTGCGCACCCCCACAAAAATTGCAGTAATAGACCATGAGAAGAAAAGAACATTTGTACTGCAGAAGAATGCAATGCCAGATGCAG TGATATGGAATCCCGGATATAGGAAGGCCAAGGCTCTTCCTGATTTAGGGGATGCTGATTACAAGTTCATGATATGTGTGGATTCTGCAGCTATTGAAACCCCACTTATGTTGAAGCCCTATGAAGAATGGAAGGGCTATCAGGAGCTCTCTAATGTTTCATCAAGCTATTGCAGTGGACAATTGGATCCTTCTAAGGTTCTTTATGGTTTTCACTAA